In Candidatus Limnocylindrales bacterium, the genomic window GCTTCTTTAAACGGTTGGGTTATAAGGTAATCCCGAGGGAAATGGCCCCTCCAGAGATTCAACGTACCTCGGAGTTTTCGACCCTCTGCCCGGCCAGTTCAGTGCTCATGGTGAAGCCGTTGTCTGAGGTTGTTTAGCTTTACCGTCGGTCGGGTACCCGCAAAGGGGTGCAAGGATGAGGAACAGAAACCGTGACTTAATTCGACGGTTCTACGAGGAGTTATGGAATAGCTTCAATAAGCGCAAGATTCCTGAGTTACTTACAGATAATATCAAGTTTCGAGGCTCCCTCGGTGAGGAGAAGTTCGGCCACTCCGGATTTGCAGAGTACCTGGATAAAATACAGGCGGCCTTCCCTGATTTTACCAACCACGTGGAAGAGATCATTTCGGAAGACGATGGGGCTTTTGCCAGGCTTACCTACCTGGGTACGATCTTGGGTATTCCCCCGACGGGATATCGCGTGGAATATGCCGGTGCGGCAGTCTTCCACTTTTATGGCGAAAAAATAGCAGAAGTATGGGTCCTGGGGGACATCCATGGGCTACTTCAACAACTTCGAGGATTGGGTTATGTTTGAGAAAGCAGGCGAGGCGCCTGTGTACCTGCCCGACTAACTTGTTTCCTTGACATACCTTGTAAAAGGACCAATATTAATGGAGTAGATGGAACTGGATCTATTAGAGTATGTGCTTTATAGTAGCTTAAGCTTATTATTTACCTGGTTGCTTTTCCGAAGAGGACCCAGACTTAGAAGTTCAAACGTGAAATTTATCTATTGGACCCCGGTTGTAAGGCGAATTGTTATCCTGGTAGTGGGTTGGTTTTTTTTGATTTTGGGAGTAGTAGGGTTATTTCTTCCTATACTGCAAGGTTTTCTATTCCTGGCCATTGGGTTAGCGATTCTTTCTAAGGAAAGCGAAACGGCTAACCGAATTCTAAAATGGCTGAAAAGAAAATATCCCCAACCTTACGCCCGATTTACGCTTCTTAAAAGAAAGATTCTTAAAAGATTCTCCAGGAATTCAATTTCCCATGACCGAGAGCAAGATAACTAAATCGGATAATTTATTCCGGAAGCTTCAACATCTGCCGGATGATCCCGGGGTTTATTTAATGAAGGACGTAGAAGGGCGGATCATCTATGTAGGAAAGGCGAGGTCTTTAAAAAATCGAGTACGTTCCTATTTTCAAGAATCCCGTTCCCTCTCTCCGAAAATCGATACCCTGGTCTCTCAAATTGCAGACCTGGAGTATATTGTCACAGACTCTGAATTGGAAGCTCTCATTCTGGAAGGGACCCTCATCAAGAAACACAAGCCCAAATTTAATGTGGTTCTCAAAGATGACAAGAATTTTCCCTACCTCAAAT contains:
- a CDS encoding ester cyclase — encoded protein: MRNRNRDLIRRFYEELWNSFNKRKIPELLTDNIKFRGSLGEEKFGHSGFAEYLDKIQAAFPDFTNHVEEIISEDDGAFARLTYLGTILGIPPTGYRVEYAGAAVFHFYGEKIAEVWVLGDIHGLLQQLRGLGYV
- a CDS encoding PGPGW domain-containing protein, with the translated sequence MKFIYWTPVVRRIVILVVGWFFLILGVVGLFLPILQGFLFLAIGLAILSKESETANRILKWLKRKYPQPYARFTLLKRKILKRFSRNSISHDREQDN